The stretch of DNA TAAAGAAAATTTTACCGATGAAATGTATGGGCGTTACAGCGATAACCTGGCACAGTACTATGCAAAACCGCTGTGTCTGCTGAATTCAATTATCCCTTTTTTAATTGAAGAATGCCCTAAAATACACAGTGTTGTTGACCGCTGCGCCTACAGAACCGATCTTTACTTCAGCATTTGGGAAGAGCTGTATAATTACACCCGGACCTGGGTGGCCAGCGAGTGGGACCTGCTCTTTGTGATCAAAAAATCGGATATCATTGAAGCGGCCGGTGTCGCTGAAAAGTCGGAAAAACCAATGCTAGCCCCCATGGGGCAAGAAATAAGAGCTCATTTAAAAAAGAAAGAAATGGATTATACAGATGCCGTCAAGGTAATCTGTGATGATGATGGGGTAGTACCCATAGCAGTTAACGATATCGTTCTGCCGCTTAAGTGCAATCTTGATAACCAGCTCCTATATAGATTGCAGGCTGTTTTAAGATCGCATACTGAAAAAAGAAAAATCACCAGCCGCGGTATGAAAAGCGGCAAGATTGATACAAGGCGTTTATACAGGGCACCCGTGAAGGGAAATATATTTATGCATCATAAGACCAATTACGAAATGACCAATGACATTATCCTTGTCGTTGACGCTTCGGGCTCAATGGGTGAACTAAAGTGGGAAACTATCCAAATGGTTTATGCCACGCTGTATAAAGTTTTAATTAGCTACAATAAAAATACCAGGGTATTTGCCTATAACGATTCCAAAGGAAAATGCGAATTAACCGATCTCTCCCCCCAAAAAGGCGAACTGTATACCGTTCGCCCCCAGGGTAAGACGGCTTCAGGCGAGGCGATTATCGCCACGGCAATGATGCTCAAAAGAAACAAAAACAAATACCCATATATTATCCACATCACAGACGGTGCCTCCAACTGGGGAAGTGATGTGAAATATGCCATCGATTATTGCCGCAAGAAAAAAATAAGCTTGATGACGTTGGGTTTTGGATGCAAGCCGGAAAGCAAAGAGGCATTGAAGAAGGAATACGGCAACCAGG from Desulfoscipio gibsoniae DSM 7213 encodes:
- a CDS encoding vWA domain-containing protein, which encodes MLAGQNDQPENVIKTFLIPGEEGYSEFWRRNKSPVESLELAHLLDAIIKIASFIGRNVGNLIWSGMNNTIASNDIVLDSSLVLGKYPVPGNKTDIVVGMAVHEAYQRVEWCEWVRTLALEKMGKVAPLLLNKFKLFVEMAERIYVDLVANRSVLGLYAEKHRDYRFKDAAMSFDLPPSFDELLYFWWLMAANNSGCKYKENFTDEMYGRYSDNLAQYYAKPLCLLNSIIPFLIEECPKIHSVVDRCAYRTDLYFSIWEELYNYTRTWVASEWDLLFVIKKSDIIEAAGVAEKSEKPMLAPMGQEIRAHLKKKEMDYTDAVKVICDDDGVVPIAVNDIVLPLKCNLDNQLLYRLQAVLRSHTEKRKITSRGMKSGKIDTRRLYRAPVKGNIFMHHKTNYEMTNDIILVVDASGSMGELKWETIQMVYATLYKVLISYNKNTRVFAYNDSKGKCELTDLSPQKGELYTVRPQGKTASGEAIIATAMMLKRNKNKYPYIIHITDGASNWGSDVKYAIDYCRKKKISLMTLGFGCKPESKEALKKEYGNQVQFIDNLNEMPRKFGSLLAYGKVI